Proteins encoded within one genomic window of Ranitomeya variabilis isolate aRanVar5 chromosome 4, aRanVar5.hap1, whole genome shotgun sequence:
- the CD4 gene encoding T-cell surface glycoprotein CD4, translating to MEKRWSSAHQCDDDTENIGTNCSHIADQQKKFTKSFHLCAMKKKLYGFCFIVLYLKTCLSSALRVKILAEVGKHVSFPCNKPPSGDIEWFKEQKLLGCRNNRRFFGPGAKDRQRYNDPCQEANELVVSDLRTTDSGTYTCKYLSNVIITVELFIFQVSIFPSANLLPSEDLELNLTPSSVPGLKVSWKKNGIAMSNDPKLEENNVQSNVVYVCRITMDGGNELSITTPITVFGFHDFPSIVYASDKSPVTIPWIFNFNIRKNPMSSDAHVEEGSVSYSSQILNQLSVTDGAASWPRKSDEKEASEKANDLSVHLTKPKSGKYQMEILLKIGNRRKELRREVCVAGLTVSNSESAVSMDTKVPLHCTINCIDSNKKLCWHQMKTNRETCGRDGQSSLIVEDTAGNETKITWTCSVTDGKNRIISANVTLSREGDSDLTVQSAFLDLSNSMFWVTVGVGIFILILIVVIITLVIARNRRMRRARKRAWLLENLHQKRRCECKGFAPQRLKTTSDYI from the exons AACATTGGAACGAATTGCAGCCACATTGCAGATCAACAGAAAAAGTTTACAAAGTCATTTCATCTTTGTGCCATGAAGAAAAAATTATATGGATTCTGCTTTATCGTcctatatctcaaaacat GTCTCTCGTCAGCGCTCCGTGTAAAAATCCTAGCTGAAGTTGGAAAGCACGTTTCTTTCCCTTGTAATAAACCGCCCAGTGGGGATATCGAATGGTTCAAGGAGCAGAAACTTCTTGGATGTAGAAACAACAGAAGATTTTTCGGTCCAGGAGCAAAAG ATAGACAACGTTACAACGACCCATGCCAGGAAGCCAATGAGCTAGTGGTGTCAGATCTTAGGACCACGGATTCAGGCACTTACACTTGTAAATATCTAAGTAACGTGATCATAACCGTGGAACTCTTCATCTTTCAAG TCTCCATATTCCCTTCTGCCAATCTTCTCCCATCAGAAGACCTTGAGTTGAATCTGACACCGTCATCAGTTCCAGGACTCAAAGTGTCGTGGAAGAAGAATGGAATAGCGATGTCGAATGATCCTAAACTGGAGGAGAACAATGTGCAATCGAACGTCGTTTACGTGTGCCGCATTACGATGGATGGTGGAAACGAGCTCAGCATCACCACACCTATCACAGTTTTTG GATTCCATGACTTTCCTTCCATAGTCTACGCCTCAGATAAAAGCCCGGTCACCATTCCGTGGATCTTCAACTTTAACATTCGGAAAAATCCCATGTCCTCCGATGCCCACGTAGAAGAAGGATCCGTCAGTTACTCGTCCCAGATCCTCAATCAGCTCAGTGTCACGGATGGTGCTGCTAGCTGGCCCAGAAAGAGCGATGAGAAGGAGGCGTCCGAGAAAGCCAACGACCTGAGTGTTCATCTTACAAAGCCTAAAAGTGGCAAATATCAGATGGAGATCCTTCTAAAGATCGGCAATAGGAGGAAGGAGCTAAGGAGGGAGGTGTGTGTGGCCGGCCTCACGG TGTCCAATTCAGAAAGTGCCGTCAGCATGGACACCAAGGTCCCGCTCCACTGTACTATAAACTGCATAGACAGCAACAAGAAGCTGTGCTGGCATCAAATGAAGACAAATCGTGAGACGTGTGGACGAGACGGGCAGAGTTCTCTGATTGTAGAAGATACAGCTGGAAATGAGACTAAGATCACCTGGACCTGCAGCGTCACTGACGGGAAAAACAGGATAATCAGCGCCAACGTGACACTAAGTCGGGAAGGCGACTCGGACTTAA CGGTGCAGTCAGCTTTCTTGGATCTGTCTAACTCTATGTTTTGGGTGACGGTTGGAGTGGGAATCTTCATACTTATATTAATTGTGGTCATCATAACTCTTGTAATTGCTCGGAATCGCAGGATG AGGCGGGCACGGAAGCGGGCATGGCTGCTGGAGAACTTACACCAGAAAAGAAGATGTGAGTGTAAAGG ATTTGCACCCCAGCGGCTCAAGACAACATCTGATTACATCTAA